A stretch of the Candidatus Nanopelagicales bacterium genome encodes the following:
- the guaA gene encoding glutamine-hydrolyzing GMP synthase: protein MRSDLDPVLVVDFGAQYAQLIARRVREAQVYSEIVPHTMPVAEMLARRPRAIVLSGGPSSVYAEGAPQVDPALLRTGVPTFGICYGFQAMAAALGGAVAHTGGGEYGGTELTTTGEGELFHGTPTDQSVWMSHGDSVSSAPPGFHVTASTAGAPVAAFEDVDLRLAGVQFHPEVMHTRHGQQVLENFLYRIAGIEPEWTTESIVAEAVAAVRETVGDKRVLCGLSGGVDSAVAAALVQRAVGDRLTCVFVDHGLLRKGEAEQVERDFVAATGVRLMVVDAEQRFLDALAGVTDPEEKRKIIGREFIRVFEEAARAVVAEAGEHGEDVEFLVQGTLYPDVVESGGGTGTANIKSHHNVGGLPDDLQFTLVEPLRTLFKDEVRQVGLELGLPPEIVWRHPFPGPGLAIRIIGAVDRDRLDLLREADAIAREELTAAGLDRGVWQFPVVLLADVRSVGVQGDGRTYGHPVVLRPVSSEDAMTADWSRLPYDLLARISTRITNEVREVNRVVLDVTSKPPGTIEWE from the coding sequence ATGCGGTCCGACCTCGACCCCGTCCTCGTCGTCGACTTCGGCGCGCAGTACGCCCAGCTGATCGCGCGCCGGGTCCGTGAGGCGCAGGTCTACTCCGAGATCGTCCCGCACACGATGCCGGTCGCAGAGATGCTGGCGCGACGGCCGCGGGCCATCGTGCTGTCCGGCGGCCCCTCCAGCGTCTACGCAGAGGGTGCGCCGCAGGTCGACCCGGCGCTGCTGCGCACCGGCGTCCCCACGTTCGGCATCTGCTACGGCTTCCAGGCCATGGCCGCCGCCCTCGGCGGTGCCGTCGCCCACACCGGCGGCGGGGAGTACGGCGGGACCGAGCTCACGACCACCGGCGAGGGCGAGTTGTTCCACGGCACGCCGACGGACCAGTCGGTGTGGATGTCGCACGGCGACTCGGTGTCCTCCGCCCCGCCGGGGTTCCACGTGACCGCCTCGACGGCCGGCGCCCCGGTCGCGGCGTTCGAGGACGTGGACCTGCGGCTGGCCGGCGTGCAGTTCCACCCCGAGGTGATGCACACCCGGCACGGCCAGCAGGTGCTGGAGAACTTCCTGTACCGGATCGCCGGCATCGAGCCGGAGTGGACGACGGAGTCGATCGTCGCGGAGGCCGTCGCCGCGGTCCGGGAGACGGTGGGGGACAAGCGGGTTCTGTGCGGCCTGTCCGGCGGCGTGGACTCCGCGGTGGCCGCGGCCCTGGTGCAGCGCGCGGTGGGGGACCGGCTGACCTGCGTCTTCGTCGACCACGGGCTGCTGCGCAAGGGCGAGGCCGAGCAGGTCGAGCGGGACTTCGTCGCCGCCACCGGGGTGCGGCTGATGGTCGTCGATGCCGAGCAGCGGTTCCTCGACGCGCTCGCGGGCGTCACCGACCCCGAGGAGAAGCGGAAGATCATCGGCCGCGAGTTCATCCGGGTGTTCGAGGAGGCGGCCCGCGCGGTGGTCGCGGAGGCCGGCGAGCACGGGGAGGACGTCGAGTTCCTCGTCCAGGGCACGCTCTACCCGGACGTGGTGGAGTCCGGCGGGGGCACCGGGACCGCGAACATCAAGAGCCACCACAACGTGGGCGGCCTGCCGGACGACCTGCAGTTCACGCTGGTGGAGCCGCTGCGCACCCTGTTCAAGGACGAGGTGCGGCAGGTGGGCCTCGAGCTCGGGCTGCCCCCGGAGATCGTGTGGCGGCACCCGTTCCCCGGCCCCGGCCTGGCGATCCGCATCATCGGGGCCGTCGACCGCGACCGGCTGGACCTGCTGCGCGAGGCCGACGCGATCGCGCGGGAGGAGCTCACGGCCGCGGGACTGGACCGCGGCGTGTGGCAGTTCCCCGTCGTGCTGCTCGCGGACGTGCGCAGCGTCGGCGTGCAGGGGGACGGGCGCACGTACGGCCACCCGGTCGTCCTGCGCCCGGTGTCCAGCGAGGACGCCATGACGGCGGACTGGTCGCGGCTGCCGTACGACCTGCTCGCCCGCATCTCGACCCGCATCACCAACGAGGTGCGCGAGGTCAACCGGGTCGTCCTCGATGTCACGAGCAAGCCGCCGGGCACCATCGAGTGGGAGTGA
- a CDS encoding CD225/dispanin family protein: MSTTPPPPPPGGYGAAPPPYGQPMGTPPPNYLVWAILTTVFCCLPLGIVSIVFAAQVNSKWAVGDVAGAMDSSNKAKQFALWSAIAGVVVGILYAISIVALGLSIPGMTNTN; the protein is encoded by the coding sequence ATGTCGACCACACCCCCGCCCCCGCCTCCCGGCGGCTACGGCGCAGCACCGCCCCCGTACGGCCAGCCGATGGGGACGCCGCCGCCCAACTACCTGGTCTGGGCGATCCTGACCACCGTCTTCTGCTGTCTCCCGCTGGGCATCGTGTCGATCGTCTTCGCGGCCCAGGTCAACTCCAAGTGGGCCGTCGGCGACGTCGCCGGCGCGATGGACTCCTCGAACAAGGCCAAGCAGTTCGCGCTGTGGAGCGCGATCGCCGGCGTCGTGGTCGGGATCCTGTACGCGATCTCGATCGTGGCCCTCGGCCTCAGCATCCCGGGGATGACCAACACCAACTGA
- a CDS encoding diacylglycerol kinase family protein has protein sequence MNPFLLVNSGSGGGKAQDAILAVARERGIRHHVVAPGERFAPVLDAAVSDGADLLLAAGGDGTLCAVANVAMAADLPMVVVPAGTRNHFALDLGLDLEDPAGVLAASLDHEYERHVDVGAVNGSTFLNNVSLGVYASAVSKPDYRDHKVSALVGAAAQALEHAPDRSSKLTLSAPSVAVVPGATAGALMVVNNAYATTFAPGERLRPRLDSGEVWVYVGGAGIGAESGLLTRMWDLARTAVTQSMLAAAFGAPEVVIDCDPADVPVAVDGEHRPDLSGPLAVREPAGGVAAAGPGGSRPGHPAGHVGLVVRYDDGGRSLEGTGRRRAERCAGSVLGRRARRGGGRRIVGRGRLGQRGAALGPAGGGDRASEAGQAEAHQGQREPQPRVQPYVGVGAHHVGHRQGEEQQSGDERGQAEVMTLHDAPPGCRGRPAGRARGCRRTCRRAGTG, from the coding sequence ATGAACCCGTTCCTGCTCGTCAACTCCGGGTCGGGGGGCGGGAAGGCCCAGGACGCGATCCTCGCGGTGGCCCGTGAGCGCGGCATCCGGCACCACGTGGTCGCACCGGGCGAGCGGTTCGCGCCGGTGCTGGACGCGGCGGTGAGCGACGGCGCGGACCTGCTGCTGGCGGCCGGAGGCGACGGCACCCTGTGCGCCGTCGCGAACGTGGCCATGGCCGCGGACCTGCCGATGGTCGTGGTCCCCGCGGGGACCCGCAACCACTTCGCGCTCGACCTCGGCCTGGACCTGGAGGACCCGGCGGGGGTGCTGGCCGCGTCGCTGGACCACGAGTACGAGCGGCACGTCGACGTCGGCGCCGTGAACGGGTCCACGTTCCTCAACAACGTCTCGCTGGGCGTGTACGCCAGCGCCGTGTCGAAGCCGGACTACCGCGACCACAAGGTCTCCGCACTGGTCGGGGCGGCGGCGCAGGCGCTGGAGCACGCGCCGGACCGGTCGTCGAAGCTGACGCTCTCCGCGCCGTCCGTGGCGGTCGTGCCCGGCGCCACGGCCGGTGCGCTGATGGTCGTCAACAACGCGTACGCGACCACGTTCGCCCCGGGGGAGCGGCTGCGGCCACGGCTGGACTCGGGGGAGGTGTGGGTCTACGTCGGCGGGGCGGGCATCGGCGCGGAGTCCGGGCTGCTCACCCGGATGTGGGACCTGGCCCGGACGGCGGTCACGCAGTCGATGCTCGCGGCGGCGTTCGGCGCGCCCGAGGTGGTCATCGACTGCGACCCCGCCGACGTCCCGGTGGCGGTCGACGGCGAGCACCGGCCGGACCTCAGCGGTCCGCTTGCGGTTCGAGAGCCGGCCGGGGGCGTTGCGGCTGCGGGTCCCGGAGGATCCCGGCCCGGTCACCCTGCCGGTCACGTTGGTCTGGTAGTGCGGTACGACGACGGCGGCCGGTCCCTCGAGGGGACCGGCCGCCGTCGTGCGGAGCGGTGCGCCGGCTCAGTCCTCGGCCGACGCGCCCGACGTGGCGGTGGTCGCCGCATCGTCGGTCGAGGCCGACTCGGCCAGCGCGGCGCGGCGCTGGGCCCGGCTGGAGGCGGCGATCGAGCCAGCGAGGCCGGCCAGGCCGAGGCCCACCAGGGTCAGCGGGAACCACAGCCGCGGGTCCAGCCGTACGTCGGTGTAGGCGCCCACCACGTAGGCCACCGACAGGGCGAGGAACAGCAGTCCGGCGATGAGCGAGGTCAGGCTGAGGTCATGACGCTGCACGACGCACCTCCAGGTTGCCGAGGCCGACCTGCAGGTCGAGCTCGAGGGTGCCGGCGGACGTGCCGCCGAGCGGGGACAGGGTGA
- the pcrA gene encoding DNA helicase PcrA: protein MDSLFDDLPLPGVPAAPSSPSAVTATTLASARLPDQGSPDAEERPQARPTRDPESLVADLNDRQREAVLHRGSPLLIVAGAGSGKTRVLTRRIAHLLATGAARPGEILAITFTNKAAGEMKERVAELVGPRARTMWVSTFHSACVRILRRESHRLGVSSSFSIYDQADSQRLMTLVVRDLDLDPKRFNPKAFLAQVSNLKNELVDEETYASRAANHTEKMLAEAYTLYQQRLRRANAFDFDDLISTTVAVLQLFPDVAEHYHRRFRHVLVDEYQDTNHAQYVLVRELVGRGGDVPPAELCVVGDADQSIYAFRGATIRNIEEFERDYGDATTVMLEQNYRSTQNILEAANAVISRNSSRREKRLWTEAGDGPPITAYVADDEHDEAAFVANEIDRLGDEHGVRPSDVAVFYRTNAQSRSVEEVFIRTGLPYRVVGGVRFYERREVRDALAYLRALANPDDDVSLRRILNVPRRGIGDRAEAMLEAYAQRERIPFGRALDQAAQVPGLATRSLAQVEAFARLMGDLRTLVEAGTGPATVLQAVLEQSGYLAELQASSDPQDETRVENLAELESVAREFEQDKPEGTLTDFLERVSLVADSDEIPDSDGGVVTLMTLHTAKGLEFPVVFLTGMEDGVFPHLRSLGEPRELEEERRLAYVGITRARQRLYLSRAVVRSAWGAPSFNPPSRFLDEVPERLLDWRRLEPVRSGRGPTEGGFGSAPSLVAAASRPGAATTGVRPVVSLSPGERVTHQKFGLGTVVSTSGVGDKAEATVDFGSEGVKRLLLRYAPVEKL, encoded by the coding sequence GTGGACTCCCTCTTCGACGACCTGCCGCTGCCCGGAGTCCCCGCAGCCCCCTCCTCCCCGTCGGCGGTCACCGCGACGACCCTCGCATCGGCCCGGCTGCCGGACCAGGGTTCCCCTGACGCGGAGGAGCGGCCGCAGGCGCGACCCACGCGCGACCCCGAGTCCCTCGTGGCGGACCTCAACGACCGGCAGCGCGAGGCAGTCCTGCACCGCGGCTCGCCGCTGCTCATCGTGGCCGGCGCCGGATCGGGCAAGACCCGGGTCCTGACCCGGCGGATCGCCCACCTGCTGGCCACCGGGGCCGCCCGCCCCGGCGAGATCCTCGCGATCACGTTCACCAACAAGGCCGCCGGCGAGATGAAGGAGCGGGTCGCCGAGCTGGTGGGCCCACGGGCCCGGACCATGTGGGTGTCCACGTTCCACTCCGCCTGCGTGCGCATCCTGCGCCGCGAGTCCCACCGCCTGGGCGTGTCGTCGTCGTTCTCCATCTACGACCAGGCCGACTCCCAGCGGCTGATGACGTTGGTCGTGCGCGATCTGGACCTGGACCCGAAGCGGTTCAACCCCAAGGCTTTCCTGGCGCAGGTGTCCAACCTCAAGAACGAGCTGGTCGACGAGGAGACCTACGCCTCCCGCGCGGCCAACCACACGGAGAAGATGCTGGCGGAGGCCTACACGCTGTACCAGCAGCGGCTGCGCCGGGCCAATGCGTTCGACTTCGACGACCTCATCTCGACCACGGTCGCCGTGCTGCAGCTGTTCCCGGACGTGGCCGAGCACTACCACCGGCGCTTCCGGCACGTCCTGGTCGACGAGTACCAGGACACCAACCACGCGCAGTACGTGCTGGTCCGCGAGCTGGTCGGCCGGGGTGGCGACGTCCCGCCCGCAGAACTGTGCGTGGTGGGCGACGCGGACCAGTCGATCTACGCGTTCCGCGGCGCCACGATCCGCAATATCGAGGAGTTCGAGCGCGACTACGGCGACGCGACCACGGTGATGCTGGAGCAGAACTACCGGTCCACGCAGAACATCCTCGAGGCTGCCAACGCCGTCATCTCGCGCAACTCCAGCCGGCGGGAGAAGCGGCTGTGGACCGAGGCGGGCGACGGTCCGCCGATCACCGCGTACGTCGCCGACGACGAGCACGACGAGGCCGCGTTCGTGGCCAACGAGATCGACCGCCTCGGCGACGAGCACGGCGTACGGCCGTCGGACGTCGCCGTCTTCTACCGGACCAACGCGCAGTCGCGTTCGGTGGAGGAAGTGTTCATCCGTACCGGCCTGCCCTACCGCGTCGTCGGCGGCGTGCGGTTCTACGAGCGGCGCGAGGTGCGCGACGCGCTGGCCTACCTGCGCGCGCTGGCGAACCCCGACGACGACGTGTCGCTGCGGCGCATCCTCAACGTGCCCCGGCGCGGGATCGGGGACCGGGCCGAGGCGATGCTGGAGGCCTACGCGCAGCGCGAGCGGATCCCGTTCGGCCGCGCGCTGGACCAGGCCGCGCAGGTGCCCGGGCTGGCGACCCGGTCGCTGGCCCAGGTGGAGGCGTTCGCCAGGCTGATGGGCGACCTGCGGACCCTCGTCGAGGCCGGCACCGGCCCGGCCACGGTGCTGCAGGCGGTGCTGGAGCAGTCCGGCTACCTCGCCGAGCTGCAGGCGTCCAGCGACCCGCAGGACGAGACCCGAGTGGAGAACCTGGCCGAGTTGGAGTCGGTGGCGCGGGAGTTCGAGCAGGACAAGCCGGAGGGGACCCTGACCGACTTCCTCGAGCGGGTGTCCCTGGTCGCCGACTCCGACGAGATCCCCGACTCCGACGGCGGCGTCGTCACGCTGATGACGCTGCACACCGCCAAGGGGCTGGAGTTCCCGGTGGTGTTCCTCACGGGTATGGAGGACGGGGTCTTCCCGCACCTGCGCTCGCTGGGGGAGCCGCGCGAGCTGGAGGAGGAGCGGCGGCTGGCCTACGTCGGGATCACCCGGGCGCGGCAGCGGCTGTACCTGTCCCGCGCGGTCGTCCGCTCCGCGTGGGGGGCACCGAGCTTCAACCCGCCGTCGCGGTTCCTCGACGAGGTGCCGGAGCGGCTGCTCGACTGGCGCCGGCTGGAGCCGGTGCGATCCGGTCGCGGTCCGACCGAGGGCGGGTTCGGGTCCGCGCCGTCGCTGGTGGCCGCGGCGTCGCGTCCGGGGGCGGCGACCACCGGCGTGCGGCCGGTGGTGTCGCTGTCGCCGGGGGAGCGCGTGACGCACCAGAAGTTCGGCCTGGGCACCGTGGTGTCGACGTCCGGCGTGGGCGACAAGGCCGAGGCGACCGTCGACTTCGGCAGCGAGGGCGTGAAGCGGCTGCTGCTGCGCTACGCCCCGGTCGAGAAGCTCTAG
- a CDS encoding PIG-L deacetylase family protein translates to MLDDASVERVLVVTAHPDDVDFGSGGTVASWVAAGHTVTYCVVTDGDAGGFDPTVPRDRIPAIRRAEQVAAGACLGVTDVRFLGYRDGELTVTHDLRRDISRVIRQVRPQRMLVQSPERNWARIAASHPDHMAAGEAALQAVYPDARNPFAHASLLLDEGLADWAVPEVWVMATDAPDHVVDVTEYWPAKLAALRAHESQTGHMDDLEDRISTWMRATAERFDLPEGRLAEAFRVIDTA, encoded by the coding sequence GTGCTCGACGACGCCTCGGTGGAGCGGGTCCTGGTAGTCACCGCCCATCCCGACGACGTGGACTTCGGCTCCGGCGGGACCGTCGCGTCCTGGGTGGCGGCCGGGCACACGGTGACGTACTGCGTGGTCACCGACGGCGACGCCGGCGGCTTCGACCCGACCGTGCCGCGGGACCGGATCCCGGCCATCCGGCGCGCCGAACAGGTGGCCGCGGGGGCGTGCCTGGGCGTGACCGACGTGCGGTTCCTGGGCTACCGGGACGGCGAGCTGACCGTCACCCACGACCTGCGCCGCGACATCTCCCGGGTGATCCGGCAGGTCCGGCCGCAGCGGATGCTGGTCCAGTCACCCGAGCGCAACTGGGCCCGGATCGCGGCCTCGCACCCGGACCACATGGCCGCCGGCGAGGCGGCGCTGCAGGCGGTCTACCCGGACGCGCGCAACCCGTTCGCGCACGCCAGCCTGCTGCTGGACGAGGGGCTGGCGGACTGGGCGGTGCCCGAGGTGTGGGTGATGGCCACCGACGCGCCCGACCACGTCGTGGACGTGACGGAGTACTGGCCGGCGAAGCTGGCGGCGCTGCGCGCGCACGAGAGCCAGACCGGACACATGGACGACCTCGAGGACCGCATCAGCACCTGGATGCGCGCCACCGCGGAGCGGTTCGACCTGCCCGAGGGCCGGCTGGCCGAGGCGTTCCGGGTCATCGACACCGCGTAG
- a CDS encoding PspC domain-containing protein, with the protein MTQNDSTTPGYGAPPYPTPPYASPAPPRPPLRRSRDDRVVAGVCAGTARSLGLDPVVLRVLVVVFTLFGGFGLLLYLAGWLLIPVEGSDTSEGAALVSEAREPGSPVRTTLVIVGTVLVILVGLGLLAGALSDGWGWWPWWGVNLTGPIGVVVVIALVVWLVRRDRAAGPAPTPPYAPTPPYAPTPPYAPTPSYAPYAPTGPSGPAAADPTTPAGTESTVTAPTTSPPAAGPTAPPAGSPGSTVPPAGAYASPGYPGYGGYGGYGPPPTPAPVPPAPPAPRRPPSYLGAITLSLAVIAAGILGALAVTGAADIPAVVVLAVPLGILGLGLVVGAFAGRALWLIAIALPLLLVTQIASLVPANVSDTWKAGVGERSWRPLTVAEAEAGFALGIGDARLDLTALDLSGEAPAASPGTTVPDDAATGDATTGDATTGELADAAEPVEVSAEVGTGQLVVVIPSDATVVISAEVGLGELSLPTSVPGARETTSGSNVDQTLTLSPLGGTSAGTLELDLQVGLGNLEVRRAAS; encoded by the coding sequence ATGACGCAGAACGACTCCACCACTCCCGGGTACGGGGCGCCCCCCTACCCCACCCCTCCGTACGCCTCCCCCGCGCCGCCGCGGCCCCCGCTGCGCCGCAGCCGGGACGACCGCGTCGTCGCCGGTGTCTGCGCCGGGACCGCCCGCAGTCTGGGCCTGGACCCGGTGGTGCTGCGCGTGCTGGTCGTGGTGTTCACCCTGTTCGGCGGGTTCGGCCTGCTGCTCTACCTCGCCGGCTGGCTGCTGATCCCGGTCGAGGGCAGCGACACCAGCGAGGGCGCGGCCCTCGTCTCCGAGGCGCGCGAGCCCGGCTCCCCGGTGCGCACGACCCTGGTCATCGTCGGCACCGTCCTGGTGATCCTGGTCGGGCTCGGCCTGCTGGCCGGCGCGCTGTCCGACGGCTGGGGCTGGTGGCCGTGGTGGGGCGTCAACCTCACCGGCCCGATCGGCGTCGTCGTCGTGATCGCCCTGGTGGTGTGGCTGGTGCGCCGCGACCGCGCCGCCGGCCCCGCCCCGACCCCGCCGTACGCCCCGACCCCGCCCTACGCCCCGACCCCGCCGTACGCCCCGACCCCGTCGTACGCCCCGTACGCCCCCACCGGTCCGTCCGGACCGGCCGCCGCTGACCCGACCACCCCTGCCGGAACGGAGAGCACCGTGACCGCCCCGACCACCAGCCCGCCCGCAGCGGGCCCGACCGCACCCCCCGCCGGCAGCCCCGGCTCGACCGTGCCCCCGGCGGGCGCGTACGCCTCCCCGGGCTACCCCGGCTACGGCGGCTACGGCGGCTACGGACCGCCGCCCACCCCGGCGCCGGTACCGCCCGCGCCGCCGGCTCCCCGGCGCCCGCCGTCCTACCTGGGCGCCATCACGCTGAGCCTCGCGGTCATCGCCGCCGGCATCCTCGGTGCGCTCGCCGTCACCGGCGCGGCGGACATCCCCGCCGTCGTGGTCCTCGCGGTCCCGCTCGGCATCCTCGGGCTCGGCCTGGTGGTCGGAGCCTTCGCCGGCCGCGCCCTGTGGCTGATCGCGATCGCGCTGCCGCTGCTGCTGGTCACCCAGATCGCGTCCCTCGTCCCCGCGAACGTGAGCGACACGTGGAAGGCAGGCGTCGGCGAGCGGTCCTGGCGGCCGCTCACCGTGGCCGAGGCCGAGGCCGGGTTCGCGCTCGGCATCGGAGACGCCCGTCTCGACCTCACCGCGCTCGACCTGAGCGGGGAGGCCCCCGCCGCGTCACCCGGGACCACGGTCCCCGACGACGCGGCCACCGGAGACGCGACCACCGGAGACGCGACCACCGGCGAACTCGCCGACGCGGCCGAGCCGGTCGAGGTCAGTGCCGAGGTCGGCACCGGCCAGCTCGTCGTCGTCATCCCCTCCGACGCCACCGTGGTGATCTCCGCCGAGGTCGGCCTGGGCGAGCTGTCCCTGCCGACCTCCGTGCCCGGAGCGCGCGAGACCACCTCGGGCAGCAACGTCGACCAGACCCTCACCCTGTCCCCGCTCGGCGGCACGTCCGCCGGCACCCTCGAGCTCGACCTGCAGGTCGGCCTCGGCAACCTGGAGGTGCGTCGTGCAGCGTCATGA
- a CDS encoding PspC domain-containing protein, with amino-acid sequence MSSPPSPPAPGADWPRTAVGTPRVFRATRGRLVAGVARGLAVHLRWPVWLVRVLFVLLALSGGAGIVLYAVYWAVIPLAPEPLRATVSGREPQVAVPGSGATAEVPEAGAEPAEEDQGRDLGRLLALAALLVGVLLLLPLLGVDIATSLVLPLALAGVGAALVWRQADDVQRDRWRTSAAGAATDAARTTARAGWWRAAAGVVLVVAGLLALLAGRTGLGEAMRGLAAGLVLMLGVGVVAFPWLYRQGRELADERRARIRSEERAEVAAHVHDSVLQTLTLIQRHVDDPDTVARLARREERALRSWLYAPIGDPARTLAAALQREAADVETAYAATIEVVTVGDAPLDPGTGALVAAAREAMVNAAKHGGGAASVYAEASDDAVEVFVRDRGPGFDPGTVPDDRLGVRESILGRMERNGGRAVVRSGAGGVGTEVSLWMPRTRDLGVRPDEAAQQPQDVRGTREDGA; translated from the coding sequence GTGAGCAGCCCGCCGTCCCCGCCCGCGCCGGGTGCCGACTGGCCGCGGACCGCCGTGGGTACGCCGAGGGTGTTCCGTGCGACCCGCGGCCGCCTGGTGGCCGGGGTGGCCCGGGGCCTGGCGGTGCACCTGCGCTGGCCGGTCTGGCTGGTGCGGGTGCTGTTCGTGCTGCTGGCGCTGTCCGGCGGGGCCGGGATCGTGCTGTACGCCGTCTACTGGGCGGTGATCCCGCTGGCGCCCGAGCCTCTGCGCGCCACCGTGTCCGGGCGTGAACCCCAGGTCGCGGTACCCGGGAGCGGGGCGACCGCCGAGGTGCCCGAGGCCGGAGCGGAGCCCGCGGAGGAGGACCAAGGGCGCGACCTGGGCCGGCTGCTGGCACTGGCCGCGCTGCTCGTCGGCGTCCTGCTGCTGCTCCCGCTGCTGGGCGTCGACATCGCCACCTCCCTGGTCCTGCCGCTCGCCCTCGCCGGGGTCGGCGCGGCGCTGGTGTGGCGGCAGGCCGACGACGTGCAGCGCGACCGGTGGCGCACGTCCGCCGCGGGCGCGGCCACCGACGCGGCCCGTACGACGGCCCGCGCGGGCTGGTGGCGGGCCGCGGCCGGCGTGGTCCTCGTGGTGGCCGGGCTGCTGGCCCTGCTGGCCGGGCGCACCGGCCTGGGCGAGGCCATGCGGGGGCTGGCGGCCGGTCTGGTGCTGATGCTGGGGGTCGGCGTCGTGGCGTTCCCGTGGCTGTACCGGCAGGGCCGCGAGCTGGCCGACGAGCGCCGGGCCCGGATCCGCTCGGAGGAGCGCGCGGAGGTCGCCGCGCACGTGCACGACTCTGTACTGCAGACGCTGACCCTGATCCAGCGGCACGTCGACGATCCGGACACCGTCGCCCGGCTGGCCCGGCGGGAGGAGCGCGCGCTGCGCTCGTGGCTGTACGCGCCGATCGGCGACCCGGCCCGCACTCTCGCTGCGGCGCTGCAGCGGGAGGCGGCCGACGTCGAGACGGCGTACGCGGCGACGATCGAGGTGGTGACCGTCGGCGACGCGCCGCTCGACCCGGGGACGGGAGCGCTGGTCGCTGCCGCGCGGGAGGCGATGGTGAACGCGGCCAAGCACGGCGGCGGCGCGGCCTCGGTCTACGCGGAGGCCTCCGACGACGCGGTGGAGGTGTTCGTCCGGGACCGCGGCCCGGGGTTCGACCCCGGGACCGTGCCCGACGACCGGCTCGGCGTGCGCGAGTCGATCCTGGGCCGGATGGAGCGCAACGGCGGGCGGGCCGTGGTCCGCTCCGGGGCGGGCGGGGTCGGGACCGAGGTGTCGCTGTGGATGCCTCGGACTCGGGATCTCGGCGTCCGGCCCGACGAGGCCGCCCAGCAGCCGCAGGACGTTCGCGGGACGCGGGAGGATGGGGCATGA
- a CDS encoding response regulator transcription factor, with protein sequence MTLRVVLVDDHAMVRAGVRSELGDGFEVVGEAGDVAEAVQVITRTRPDVVLLDVHLPGGDGRAVLDACVPVVPDTRFLALSVSDAAEDVIGVVRGGARGYVTKAITGPELREAVQKVAEGDAVFSPRLAGFVLDAFAGGPAETDEELDRLTPRERDVMRLIARGYTYREVAKELVLSVKTVETHVSAVLRKLQVSDRYELARWAKARRLV encoded by the coding sequence ATGACCTTGCGGGTGGTGCTGGTCGACGACCACGCGATGGTGCGTGCCGGGGTGCGGTCCGAGCTCGGCGACGGCTTCGAGGTCGTCGGGGAGGCGGGCGACGTGGCCGAGGCCGTGCAGGTGATCACCCGCACGCGGCCGGACGTGGTGCTGCTGGACGTGCACCTGCCCGGCGGCGACGGGCGCGCCGTGCTGGACGCGTGCGTCCCGGTCGTGCCGGACACCCGGTTCCTCGCGCTGAGTGTGAGCGACGCCGCCGAGGACGTGATCGGGGTCGTGCGCGGCGGGGCCCGCGGCTACGTCACCAAGGCGATCACCGGCCCGGAGCTGCGGGAGGCCGTCCAGAAGGTCGCGGAGGGGGACGCGGTGTTCTCGCCGCGGCTGGCCGGCTTCGTGCTGGACGCGTTCGCCGGCGGTCCGGCGGAGACCGACGAGGAGCTGGACCGGCTCACCCCGCGCGAGCGGGACGTGATGCGGCTGATCGCCCGCGGCTACACCTACCGCGAGGTCGCCAAGGAGCTGGTGCTGTCCGTGAAGACGGTCGAGACCCACGTGTCCGCCGTGCTCCGGAAGCTGCAGGTGTCGGACCGCTACGAGCTGGCCCGCTGGGCGAAGGCCCGCCGGCTGGTGTGA
- a CDS encoding metallophosphoesterase: MTGGRAGLRIVHLSDIHLGRDVQAVADALVAEVGLLAPDVVVVSGDLTQRARTAQFRAAVAFLDRLPGERLVVPGNHDTPLYAVHQRMFRTFGKFERYVGSPLNPVVRADGAVLLGVTTMPRWRWKDGYASRNDAARVRGTLGSSPPADLRVLVTHHPLVHGSGVSVIGRDRILQAVADSRVDVLLSGHTHEPVVDRVELKAGDGRRWPVLSVVTGTALSDRVRGEEPNAFHVLDADDVEVSVSTRRWDPADDGWTARDEGTFPRQARDA; this comes from the coding sequence GTGACCGGAGGTCGGGCCGGGCTGCGGATCGTCCACCTGTCCGACATCCACCTCGGGCGAGACGTGCAGGCGGTGGCCGACGCGCTGGTCGCCGAGGTCGGGCTGCTCGCACCGGACGTCGTCGTCGTATCGGGCGACCTCACCCAACGGGCGCGGACCGCGCAGTTCCGGGCGGCGGTCGCGTTCCTGGACCGGCTCCCGGGCGAGCGGCTGGTGGTGCCCGGCAACCACGACACCCCGCTGTACGCGGTGCACCAGCGCATGTTCCGTACGTTCGGCAAGTTCGAGCGCTACGTCGGCTCGCCGCTGAACCCGGTGGTGCGCGCCGACGGGGCGGTGCTGCTCGGGGTGACCACCATGCCGAGGTGGCGCTGGAAGGACGGCTACGCCTCGCGCAACGACGCCGCTCGGGTGCGTGGCACCCTCGGCTCGTCCCCCCCTGCCGACCTGCGGGTCCTGGTCACCCACCACCCGCTGGTGCACGGCTCGGGGGTCAGCGTGATCGGCCGCGACCGGATCCTGCAGGCGGTGGCCGACTCACGGGTCGACGTCCTGCTGTCCGGGCACACGCACGAGCCGGTGGTCGACCGCGTCGAGCTCAAGGCCGGCGATGGCCGGCGCTGGCCGGTGCTGTCGGTGGTCACCGGCACGGCCCTCAGCGACCGGGTCCGGGGGGAGGAGCCCAACGCGTTCCACGTGCTCGACGCCGACGACGTGGAGGTGTCGGTGTCCACCCGGCGCTGGGATCCGGCGGACGACGGGTGGACCGCCCGTGACGAGGGGACGTTCCCCCGCCAGGCCCGGGACGCCTGA